From the genome of Adhaeribacter pallidiroseus:
ACAAATAAGGTTAGGATTTTGGTACTGGAACAGAGAACCAGACTTTCCTCCTGAATCTATAACAAAAGTCGAAAACTATCACCCAAGATTAAGGCTGAACCTCTTTATCACACAATTAGATAAAACTCCTAAAGAGCAAAATAAGATTGTCGACCAATGGTGCGAACTTCTGCCGACTTTACAGGATATAAAATATTTATGGTTCTGCAGTAAAGTTAACCAGAAAATTTTGACGCAGCTTGCAAAGTGCCTACTTTGGAAGGGCTATACATTAAATGGAGCGGAATCAAGAACATAACTAACCTAAGCCAGTTAAAATCTTTAAAGCATCTGCATTTAGGTAGCTCTTCCCAAATGGAAAGCATCGACGTATTAAATGGATTAAGTAATTTAAGGACGCTTAATCTTGAGCAACTTAATAAAATTAGTAACTTCAGCCAACTTTCCAGTTTAGTCAATCTTCAAGGCCTCGGCATTAATGGAGGAGTGTGGACGGCCCAGAAGATTGCCTCGCTCAAGCCAATCGGAAGTTTAACAAAACTGAAGTATCTAACCTTAATCAATACAAGAGCACAGGACAAATCTTTTGAGCCAATAATGCATCTTAAAGAATTGGTTCGTTTTAATTCCTCGTGGAATTACCCAGAAGCTGAATTCAAAAAACTTAAATCATTGCCTAACTTAAAATATGGCAATGTGGAAACAAGTTTGAAGGAAATAAAGGAAAGTTTCCAGCGGCAACTGTAAAAAAATAACGTGTGCTAACATTGCGCATAAGCCATGCCGCAGCCAACGACATCGCACGACTCATGCACGAGACCGAAAATAACAGAACTAGCCAGCTCCCATTTACCGGAATTGGCTAGTTCTGTTGCTAAATCTAAATATCCAGAAAGGTAAGCCTTACTTCTGCAATACCATTACGTCGTTCATCATGAAGGTAGTACCGGCGGCAGCTTCAATGTTGTATACTTTTTGCACGCCACCCGCGTATTCGGCTTTGTTTAATACCGTGAATGGTTCGTATTTGCCGGTTTTGCTGTTGTAGCACAATACTTCTTCCCCCAGGTTTATTTCGCCCATTTTGCGTTTTCCTTCGCGGGTTTGCATCGGGTGATTTGGAGTAGCTTCCAGCACTTTGCTGCTTAAGCTTACCTCTTTGCCCAGTTTACTCGTTTTTTCGGAAGCGCTGGCTACCAGTAAACGGGTGATGGCGTAGTTTTTAGCTTCGTGCGACACCAGTTCTTTTACCAGTACCGTCGTTGATTTTTTAGTAGCCGGGTCAATGGTTAAAACCTGATCGCCGGCTTTTACTTCTTTCAATAATTTTTGCTGGCCGTTGGCCATGGCTACCAACTGGTCGCCGGGGAAGCAGATATCATTGCCGTAGGTAGCCGATTCCGCTTTTAAATCTTTGCCCTGGTTTAAAGCTTTGTATTGCTGAAACGCCAGTTCTTTCGACAACACGTAAGACAGCTTCAGCACAAAATTTTTTTCTTCTTTATCAATGGCGTGAATATCTTCGAAATAGTTTTCCCACACCTTGCCATCGGTAGTGAAGTTAGGCAACAGAGCTTTGTATAATTTGCCTTTTTCGTTGGTGTAAAATACCAGGGTACCGAGTTCCTGCATGCCTTCTTTGCTTACCAAGCGGTACAGATCCATGCGTTTTTTCAGGCCATCGTCGCCGGTAATAAAGTAGGGTTTGCGGCCTTCGTACCGGTCCAGGATATAAGCGTTTTCAATTTTAACGTAGGTATCGTTATCTAAATCTTTTACCGCAAAAGTTTTGGCTTTCTGGTATTCGGCCATGGTTAAAGGCCGCGATGTGCCGTTGCTTTGGGCGTGCGCCACGTACATGTTACCAATGAGTGCAAACGATAAGAATATTTTACGCATAATTGTGAATGTTAAAATTTAAGATTTTTTAAAAAATGAAGCCTTCCCCTAAGTCATGATGCCTTTTTAAATCTTAAAATCAGCATAGGGCAGCGGACGCTTTTTGATATTGTTTTGTTTTTGTTTCAGGTAGTTTGCCCGGTTTCCGAGCAGGTTTGATTTGGGTTATTTTAAATACTTATCTGACGTAGCCTTTAACCGCTAGTGCGAGCTTGCAGCTCGTACCTTAATTCGACTATACTAATAATGTGGTACAAGCTACAAGCCCCCACCTGCGAAGGCCTAAATCGAAGTAAAATTTAAAAAATTATAGCCTAAGCTCCCCTTCTCCCTAAAGAGAAGGGGCTGGGGGTTGAGGTCTTAAGATATCTGGCGGAAGGCATCGGCAAACGCCTGCATTTCTTCCATGCGGCCAATGCTGATGCGGCACCACTCCTGGTTATTAAACTTCCAGTTACGTACGCCTACACCGCGTTTCATTAATTCGGCGACAAACTTTTCGCCTTCCATTTTTAGGGGGAACATCACGAAGTTACTCGACGACGGAATGTATTCGTAGCCTTCTTTCTTCAGTACATCGTACAAAAAGTTTTTAGAAGCCATGGTTTTCTTTAAAGCATCCTGCAAAAAGGCTTTATCCTGATAAGCAGCTAAAGCAGCTTGTACCGAAGGAGCCGAAATGCTCATGCCACCGGCGGCATATTTGCTTAATTCTTTTACTACCTCGGGCTGGGCAATAATGTACCCTACGCGCAAGCCGGCAAAGCCATAAAGTTTCGAGAAAGTACGGGCAATAATTACGTTTTGTCCTTTATTCACGCAGTCCATCATCGAAGCGGCTTTGGGGTCTGGTAAATAATCAATGTAGGCCTCATCAATAAATACAGGCACTTTTTTAGAAACTCTTTCGCAGAAAGCCCGGAGCTTACCCGAATCTACTACAGTACCGGTAGGGTTATTCGGGTTACAGATGTACATCAGCGACGTGCTGGCATCTACCTTTTTTCCATGGCGTCCAGGTCTAACTTGTAGTCCGCGGTTAAGGGCACTTTGTTCCAGGTAGTGTTAAAATCAGAAGCGTCGCGGGGTAAGCTGGCGTAGGTGGGGTCGCCGGAAACAATATTAGAACCTTCTTTTTTGCTGTAATACATGGCGGCGGCCAACAACAAAGGTCCGGAACCGGCATCCATTAATACATTCTCTAGCTTTACGCCTTCGTAATCCGCAATTTTCTGGGCCAACTCCCGGGTATATTTCATGGGGTATTGGTAGCTGGTGTTCAGGGCATCCATGGCGGCTTTTTTAGCCTTTTCCGAAGGTCCGAAAGGATTTTCGTTGGCATTCAGGCGAGCTTTTAGTTCGGCCGGAGCACCCAGAATAATACTTTCTTCCGTAACTTTCTTCTCGAGGGTACGGGCAACCGGCTTAGCTACCAGCTGATTGATTGAGCCGGAAAAGAAAGTAATTCCTCCAGCTAAAAAAGCACTGGACTTGAGCCAGTTACGTCTGTTCATTGATTTTTCCATGAGAGTAAAAGTGCGTATAAGTGTAAATTAAAGTTGAAAGTTTATTTTTGATTAAGAGAGAATTTTAGCCTTTAGAAGTAACTGGGTATTGTACCCGTTGCTCCGCTAACCGGGAGTGAATGGAAGCTACCACGCTGCGGGCCGATTCAAAAGCGCCGGCCATCCAGGCGGTTAAATAGGTAGTGTGTTCGCCGGCGAAGTACACGTTTTGGTCGGGTTTGAGCAGCGCCGGATATAAGGTTTTGCGGGCTTCGCTGTTGTACACGGCCCAGCCGCCCAGGTTGTATTTGGTTTTGTGCCAGCTTACCGAAAACGAGGTTTCAAATTCTTGTTTGTACTGCGGATGAATAAGGCTGCCTTTTTCCAGGGCCAGTTTTTCCCGGTCAGCCATGGATAAATCGCCGACCATTTTGGCTTTCTCGTTAAAGTTATAATACCCCAGCAGAATGCCTTTTTTACTTAGGTAATCGTACGACGGGTAAAAAATCTGGGTAAGCTCGTTGTTGGTGTGCGTAATGCCGCCGTAAATCTGCTCGTCTTCTTCCCAGAAGCGCCGTTTAAACTGTAAGCCTATTTTGCCGGTTTGGATGTAAGGCACAAAATCAATGGCGCGGCTCACATCCGAAGCAAAATTATGATCAATGTTACTGAGCACCGGTAAGGGCAAAGTGCAAATGCATATATCGCCGGTTAACTCGTGCTCGCCTTGTTTATCTTTATAAATAACTTTTACGCCGGTGGGCACATTTTGCACGGTTTTTACCTCGGCTCCAAGCTTTAGGGAACCCGCCACTTTCTTTTCCAGGGCTTTGGCAATATTATCCATGCCGCCTACGGCCTGGAACATGGTCATTTGCAGCTCATAGGTGTACTCGGCTACATTATAAAAATCCGGGTCCAGCAAACCAGATTGGATAATATCAGCCAGTTTATGTGGGTCACCTACTTTCCCGGACTTTTCACCGGCCCCGGCGATTCCAGGTAACCCCGGCGTGCGGAAGCTTTGTATAACTTATCTATATCCAGGCCGCCTTCGGCGCGCAAGTATTCCAGCACTTTGGCGGCGTCTTCCTTATTTAAAGCTAAATCCAGTTTATCCTGGTCCAGGGCTTTGGCGAGCAGCTCGGTCATGTAGCCGCGCATGTCGTTGTGGATTTCGCGGGCGCGTACTTTTTTATTCGATAAAGCGCCTTTGCCTTCGCTGAAGTAATAAGTGCCTTCGTTTACATTATTATATACCTCCAGCGGTACGCCTAACTCTTTACAATAATGCATGGTGAGCTGGTGGTGATGCGGAATACGCGACGGGCCGGCATTATAATATAAGCCATTGTCGAAATTAGCAGTTTGCACCGGTCCGTCTCCTTCCTGGTGGGTAGATCCTTTCCGGACACTAAATACGCGACCGCCGGCCCGGGTTCGGGCTTCCAGAATAGTAGTGCGGTAACCTAATTTATTTAACTCGTAAGCAGCCGTCATGCCGGCTAAACCACCACCCAAAATCAGGACGTGTTTGCCTTTACCATCACCGGATAAATTAAAAGCATGCGCCGGAGCACCGGGCAATAAACCGAGCGCCATCATAGCCGGATAAGCACTTCCGGCAAGCATTGCGCTCTTACTTAAAAAAGCTCTTCGGGATAGATGTTTCAAATTAATTATATTTAAATTTTACTAAAACTCCATGTCTAAAGGTAAAAATTTTATAGTATATTGCCGAAAAAACAAGTGTAAATTTCAACATATACCTAAAATTTACACTTGTTTCAATGAAAAACATGTATTTTTTACTTAAGTGCCTTAAAATTTAAACTGTTTATAATAAAACCATCTGTTTTTACCAGATCGTTGTTTAATTTAAATCGTACAATCTGGTGCAGCAGCTTAAAAAATGATTAATTCTTTTACTTTTCTTATAGAGTCGTTACCTTTTAACCTGATTTATCCATGAAAAAGTGTTTTTACCTATCCTGCGCTGTTGTTTTGTTATCGGCTACGGCCAGCTTTGGACAAACCGCGGGCACCCAGCCCGAAAAGAAAATTATTAAAACCGACCAAGCTCCTCTACCAGTAGGGCCTTACAGCCAGGGCGTATTAGTAGATGGTTTTTTGTTTGTAGCGGGGCAAGTGGGCGTTAATCCGCAAACCCGCCAGTTAGCGTCGCAAAGTTTTGAAGCCGAAACCGACCAGGTGCTTAAAAATTTACAGGCGATATTAAAAGGAGCCGGCATGGATTTCCGGCACGTCGTTAAAACTACTATTTACTTAAAAGACATGGGCCAGTTCGCGAAAGTAAACGAGGTGTATGGTAAGTACTTTACCGTAGAGCCGCCCGCTCGTGAAACAGTGCAAGTATCTAATTTACCCAGCAACGCCAACGTAGAAATCTCGGTTATTGCCGCTATGCATTAGTTGTTAGTCCATGGTCGATGGTCGATAAACCATAGTCTACAGTTGTAACAGAGCGTATGTTTGTTAATTTTAAATTAAGAAACGCTTCATAAATCTAAACTGGCGCCAGTCTTAGCGTAGCGAGACTGGTGACTAATGAACAAATGCCAGTCTCCGGACTGGCGAAAGTATCTGATAATATGTTTACGGAAGTCAGGAGACTTCCTTTTGTCTATCAAGCACCAGTGACGCTTCGCTTAACACTGGCGCTAGTTGCTTTAGTTAGTAGTTCTTAAAATAAACCGGCCTGCCTTTCTTCCTTAACATATTGGTTAGGAAGAAAAGCAGGCCGGTTTTTAAATTTTACTGGGCTAAGCTCCGATAAATCCTTTGCTATAATTTATTTGCTGCTGGTGCGGTTAGCGGCGGTCACGTTTTCTTTGGCAATGGCGTGAATGGTATCTACTAAGCGGTCTAAATCTTTAATGGGAGTATATATGTGCGGGGTAATGCGCACACCACTAATATTTTCCCAAACCGTGGCCGACGTATGAATGCGGGCGCGTTTAAATAATTCGCTGGCTACCTGCCCGGGCTCCATGCCTTTTAAGGCGAAAGTACATAAAGCTCCCGAAAACTCGGGTTTTAGGGAAGTTTGCGTGGAAAAACCCGGTACGTTCAGACATTTCTCTACCCAGTAATTTTTTAAAAAATGCAGCCGTTTCTGCTTGCGCTCGTTCCCGATGGTGTTGTGAAAATTGATGGCATGGCCAATCGCCATTTCGGTCGGGAAAGAGCGGGTACCCAGCCGTTCGAACTTGCGAATATCGGGGCTTTGCGGATCTTCGGGCGCCAGGAGCGGCCATAAGTCCTTGATACGAGCTTGCTTTACGTACAACATGCCGGTGCCAAACGGCGAGCAAAGCCATTTGTGTAAGCTGGTGCCGTAGTAATCGCCTTCTAAATCCGGAATTTTGTAATTAATATGGGCAAAAGAATGTGCCCCATCGATTATTACTTGAATGGTCGGACTGTGTTTTTTAGCGGCCCGGCTAATCAAAGCCGCCGGTAAAATTTGCCCCGACCAGTTCATCAGGTGCGTAATCATGACGGCTTTAGTTTGGGGCGTAAAAGCTGCTTTAAATTTGCTAACAATCAATTGATTATCCTCGATGGGTAAGTCCAGGGAGATAAATTTTAAAATTATGCCGTCGCGCTTTTCGCGTTGCTTCCAGGCGTTAATCACGTTGGGGTAGTCTTGCTTAGTCAGGACCACTTCGTCGCCGCGTTGCAGGTTTATGCCGAAAATAATAGTTTCCAGAGCTTCGCTGGCGTTGCGGTTAATGGCAATTTCTTCGGGCGAGCAACCACCCAGATCGGCTAATTTCATCCGGACTGCTTCGCGGGCTTCGTCTAAGGTGCGCCACATGTAATAGCTGGGGGCTTCGTTGCTCAGGCGGTTATACCGGTCGAGGGCATCCTGCACCACAATAGGCTGTGGACTTACCCCACCGTTGTTCAGGTTAATAATGTTGGGCGAAACCGAATAGGCTTGCTGAATAAAACTCCAGTAATCTTCGTCGCGGGTTACATCTTCGGCCGCGGCAACTTCCGGAATAATTAAACCCGTTTCGGTTTTCCAGGCTACCAACGCCGGACTAACGCTCAGCAAACCAGCCAAACCACCTATTTTTCGAACAAAGTTTCTTCTGGAATTTGAGTTATCCGGCATGAGAATTACTGATTTTTAGTGGTAGGTTTTCCGTTTTAAAAATGATTTTTATTATAATTCAACTGCTCAAAGCCTCAGCTATACTTCTTCTTACATTAATATAAAAATAATTTGCTACAATAACGACTAGTTATCTAATTAGAAGGGAAATCAACTACACCAACCCTTCCTTATCTAAGGCGGGGAGCTTTTTTTCAGATGCCATTTACTAGAGTAAGTTTGTGGAAGTTATCCTCCCCCTACCCCTTCCGAAGCGGAACTAGTACGTTCTAATTCTATCGCGAGCGTCCTCGCTCGTGATGACCATCGTTCGGCCTCTGGCCGGTGGTAAGTTTAGGTTGTTAGCCTTTTATTCAAGTTTATCGGTTTGCCCGGCCAGAGGCCTCCTACATAGTAAGACACGAGCGAGGACGCTCGCGCCAGCGTGGATTAGTATGGCAGCAATTAGTTTTTTAAAATTGTGCTAGCTAGCTATGCAACATACAGCCTAAGCCCGGTGCAAAAGAATGACGCTAAACTGTTCGAGCGTTCAGCGAGTTTTTAGCGTCTTGACTTTTTTGGTTCTTTTTGTGTCAAGACAAAAAGAACAAATACCTAAACTATGAAACAACATCACTAGGATACCAATGCTACAGTCTCCGCTATGCGAACAATGATTTTAGATTTATCTGCCTTGATCTGATTTAAAAGTCACGGAAGTAACTTCCGCGCCATAGTATGCTATACTTTGCTTTATCTCTTAAAGAAGTTTAAGGCTAACGACTTAACTCCGCATTCCCATCATCGCATCATTTAATGCAGCAATTACAATCTTAGTTTGCTCCGGATTAGGAGTCGTGTTCCAGTTATTGCGAATCGCATTGCCGCCCAGCACTAAACCATCTTTCCGGGGAATAATATACCCGTTGGGCGTGCTTAAGCGGTAATTGATTTCGGGTTGCGGAATCAGGAAAGATAATTGACCCGAAATAGGCATTAAGTTTTGGTCGTTGAACAAGGTTTTGGCACCTAGGCCGGTGCAGTTTACGACGCAATCTTCCCACAAAGCATCCACCTCTTCCAGGGTTTTAAACTCCTGCACTTGAATTTTGCCGCCAAATTTTAAAAAATCATCGGTGAGCAGGCGCAGGTAAGCCGGAATGTTGAAAACCATGTTGGGTTGGTTCACCACTTCTTTGGCCCGGAACGGGTGTTCACGGCGGGTTAGCTCGATGGGTTCTGGCAATTGTCCTTTAATGTGCAGTTTAGGTTCTTCTTTGTGCGTGCGACCGCCAATGATAAAATGATCGATCCAGGTAACAATATCGCCTAAACCCAACAGGTTTTGGTACGTCCGGAAAGAATAGGTGCAGGCTTGCTCCCACAAAGCTTTAAATTCTGGAGTAACGTGCTCGTCCTCGCAGAGCAAATGCGCCGGCGACCAGGTGCCGGTAGCCATGCTGGACGTAACTTTTGGCCATAATTCTTTGTCGTAAATGGTGACAGTTTTGCCTTGTTCTTGGAGCAAACGGGCGGTAGTTAACCCCACAATGCCACAGCCAATTACCGCAATTTCTTTTTTACCGGTAGCCGCAGCGTTATTGGCGGCAATCTGGCCGGTGCCCCAGGAAAGCGAGAAGCCGCTGCCGCCGTGCCCGTAATTATGCACAATGGTTTTGTTACCCAGCATTTCTACGTCCAACCGGGGACCCAGAAGCCGGTAAGGCCGCAGCCCTACCGTTTCTTTCACGACCCGGTCCGGCGAAATCCGGACGCGCGGCAAGCGCCGGGAGCCCGCACTGGTGGCGCTACCGCGGTAAAGATTATTGGCCGGCGCACAAGAACCAGCCCCCATGGCCAAAGCCAGCCCGAGTGCCCCGGATTTTAACAGAAAATCTCTTCTATGCATGTTGGGTAGCGTTTTTTAAATTATTTTACTACTACCCGACTTGTTTTGGTAAAAGCCTGTCCTTTGTGCGAACCCGACCATTCCAGCACTAGGAATTTACCGGCTGTGGGAGCAGCTAATCCCAGTTCGGCCCAGGTTTTTTCCATGCTTACCTGACCCGCTGCATCGGTGGTTAGCTCGGTAATGGCCGCATTATTCAGCATTACTTTCACAGCTAAACCAGTTACCGGGATAGTATCGATGCCTACCTTGTTATCCAGAATGCCACTTTTATCTAGTTCGTAAATGCCCGTGGTTACTTTTACCGGCTCGGTAGCCAAAAAGCTGGACCCAGATACGGTAACTAATACCGGCGATACTACCCGGTCTACTACCAGTTCGTCTTCTTTTTCGCAGCTCATTAAGAAAAAGCTCAGGGCAAAAAGCAGGGTATAAAATTTATGCAGATGATTTATTTTCATGATTGATACGCTTAGAATTTAAAATTTTTAAATTTTTACCAGGCTAACTACTCTACCCACCACATTTTGGTTTTTTTGTCGTCGGCGCCGCCGTTTAAAGAAATGCCGGCATCTAACTGAGATTTGTTCAGCGAGTATTCGGTAGATGGATACTGCAAACGGGTAGGCAATACCCCATCGTTCAGGAAGATAGCCCGGGTATCGGGGTTAGGCAGAACCGGGTAACCGGTGCGGCGGTATTCGGTCCAAGCCTCAATACCTTGACCAAACAGCGCAATCCATTTTTGAGTGAGAATGTTTTCTTTGGTGGCCGATCCGGCCGTTGCCAAATAATCGGCGGGCATGGTTAAACCGTACTGATTAAAGGAAGCGGCAATAGCTTGTTCGTAATACATCTGAGCATCACCGGTAATGTCGCCGTCAACGGCAGCTTCGGCCAGGGTAAAGAGCAATTCGGAATAGCTCATGATAACACTGGGCGTGGTAGTCTGCAAGAAGTACGTTCCAATCTTGGCGCTGGTAGCCAGGTAAGTGGTGGCAATCGCATCGGGCAAACCGTTCGGGATGCCAATGTATTGGTTATTCACCGGCTGGCCGTAAACCGCTAAGCGCGGATCGTTCAAGGCTTGCAGTTTATCTACCAAGGTTTT
Proteins encoded in this window:
- a CDS encoding flavin monoamine oxidase family protein, which gives rise to MLDPDFYNVAEYTYELQMTMFQAVGGMDNIAKALEKKVAGSLKLGAEVKTVQNVPTGVKVIYKDKQGEHELTGDICICTLPLPVLSNIDHNFASDVSRAIDFVPYIQTGKIGLQFKRRFWEEDEQIYGGITHTNNELTQIFYPSYDYLSKKGILLGYYNFNEKAKMVGDLSMADREKLALEKGSLIHPQYKQEFETSFSVSWHKTKYNLGGWAVYNSEARKTLYPALLKPDQNVYFAGEHTTYLTAWMAGAFESARSVVASIHSRLAEQRVQYPVTSKG
- a CDS encoding aminotransferase class I/II-fold pyridoxal phosphate-dependent enzyme, whose product is MEKSMNRRNWLKSSAFLAGGITFFSGSINQLVAKPVARTLEKKVTEESIILGAPAELKARLNANENPFGPSEKAKKAAMDALNTSYQYPMKYTRELAQKIADYEGVKLENVLMDAGSGPLLLAAAMYYSKKEGSNIVSGDPTYASLPRDASDFNTTWNKVPLTADYKLDLDAMEKR
- a CDS encoding RidA family protein, giving the protein MKKCFYLSCAVVLLSATASFGQTAGTQPEKKIIKTDQAPLPVGPYSQGVLVDGFLFVAGQVGVNPQTRQLASQSFEAETDQVLKNLQAILKGAGMDFRHVVKTTIYLKDMGQFAKVNEVYGKYFTVEPPARETVQVSNLPSNANVEISVIAAMH
- a CDS encoding pyridoxal phosphate-dependent aminotransferase, with the protein product MYICNPNNPTGTVVDSGKLRAFCERVSKKVPVFIDEAYIDYLPDPKAASMMDCVNKGQNVIIARTFSKLYGFAGLRVGYIIAQPEVVKELSKYAAGGMSISAPSVQAALAAYQDKAFLQDALKKTMASKNFLYDVLKKEGYEYIPSSSNFVMFPLKMEGEKFVAELMKRGVGVRNWKFNNQEWCRISIGRMEEMQAFADAFRQIS
- a CDS encoding flavin monoamine oxidase family protein; translated protein: MLAGSAYPAMMALGLLPGAPAHAFNLSGDGKGKHVLILGGGLAGMTAAYELNKLGYRTTILEARTRAGGRVFSVRKGSTHQEGDGPVQTANFDNGLYYNAGPSRIPHHHQLTMHYCKELGVPLEVYNNVNEGTYYFSEGKGALSNKKVRAREIHNDMRGYMTELLAKALDQDKLDLALNKEDAAKVLEYLRAEGGLDIDKLYKASARRGYLESPGPVKSPGK
- a CDS encoding aminotransferase class V-fold PLP-dependent enzyme, which gives rise to MPDNSNSRRNFVRKIGGLAGLLSVSPALVAWKTETGLIIPEVAAAEDVTRDEDYWSFIQQAYSVSPNIINLNNGGVSPQPIVVQDALDRYNRLSNEAPSYYMWRTLDEAREAVRMKLADLGGCSPEEIAINRNASEALETIIFGINLQRGDEVVLTKQDYPNVINAWKQREKRDGIILKFISLDLPIEDNQLIVSKFKAAFTPQTKAVMITHLMNWSGQILPAALISRAAKKHSPTIQVIIDGAHSFAHINYKIPDLEGDYYGTSLHKWLCSPFGTGMLYVKQARIKDLWPLLAPEDPQSPDIRKFERLGTRSFPTEMAIGHAINFHNTIGNERKQKRLHFLKNYWVEKCLNVPGFSTQTSLKPEFSGALCTFALKGMEPGQVASELFKRARIHTSATVWENISGVRITPHIYTPIKDLDRLVDTIHAIAKENVTAANRTSSK
- a CDS encoding Hint domain-containing protein; the encoded protein is MRKIFLSFALIGNMYVAHAQSNGTSRPLTMAEYQKAKTFAVKDLDNDTYVKIENAYILDRYEGRKPYFITGDDGLKKRMDLYRLVSKEGMQELGTLVFYTNEKGKLYKALLPNFTTDGKVWENYFEDIHAIDKEEKNFVLKLSYVLSKELAFQQYKALNQGKDLKAESATYGNDICFPGDQLVAMANGQQKLLKEVKAGDQVLTIDPATKKSTTVLVKELVSHEAKNYAITRLLVASASEKTSKLGKEVSLSSKVLEATPNHPMQTREGKRKMGEINLGEEVLCYNSKTGKYEPFTVLNKAEYAGGVQKVYNIEAAAGTTFMMNDVMVLQK
- a CDS encoding FAD-dependent oxidoreductase, which translates into the protein MHRRDFLLKSGALGLALAMGAGSCAPANNLYRGSATSAGSRRLPRVRISPDRVVKETVGLRPYRLLGPRLDVEMLGNKTIVHNYGHGGSGFSLSWGTGQIAANNAAATGKKEIAVIGCGIVGLTTARLLQEQGKTVTIYDKELWPKVTSSMATGTWSPAHLLCEDEHVTPEFKALWEQACTYSFRTYQNLLGLGDIVTWIDHFIIGGRTHKEEPKLHIKGQLPEPIELTRREHPFRAKEVVNQPNMVFNIPAYLRLLTDDFLKFGGKIQVQEFKTLEEVDALWEDCVVNCTGLGAKTLFNDQNLMPISGQLSFLIPQPEINYRLSTPNGYIIPRKDGLVLGGNAIRNNWNTTPNPEQTKIVIAALNDAMMGMRS